From the Misgurnus anguillicaudatus chromosome 17, ASM2758022v2, whole genome shotgun sequence genome, one window contains:
- the LOC129452523 gene encoding carboxypeptidase O isoform X1: MLISSVLILLLWFVMKTDALPNSSSGVEKSTLEYEYNKYHPMSEIYAWIDQIVEENTGVVTSSVFGRTFEGRNMTYLKISVNPDGKQKKAIWMDCGIHAREWIAPAVCQWFVKEILRTFKTDKKLNKMVQNLDFYVMPVLNIDGYVFSWTNKTTRLWRKSRSAPPDDCDCYGVDLNRNFNFLWGTVGVSFNCCASTYPGSAAVSETESQALTKFLSNRTDEILGYFTIHSYSQKILLPYGHPNVSAPNYNELMKVGLAAAKAMKSVHGMEYEVGNSATILYPFSGNSQDWARLMGIPFSFTFELRDKGTFAFELPEDQIQPVCEEVYVGVYHIIKYIHDKTFHNAADSGAVLCSFMMWTIVMCSYITLTTLL; encoded by the exons ATGTTGATATCCAGTGTATTAATTCTACTGCTATGGTTTGTAATGAAGACTGATGCCTTGCCAAACAG CAGTTCGGGGGTTGAAAAATCAACTTTGGAGTATGAATACAACAAGTACCACCCTATGTCTGAG ATTTATGCCTGGATTGATCAAATTGTTGAGGAAAATACAGGAGTTGTGACTTCATCAGTATTTGGACGGACATTTGAAGGCAGAAACATGACCTATTTGAAG ATTAGTGTGAATCCTGATGGCAAACAGAAGAAAGCTATTTGGATGGACTGTGGAATCCATGCCAGGGAGTGGATTGCTCCTGCAGTCTGCCAATGGTTTGTCAAAGAG ATTTTGAGAACTTTCAAAACCGATAAGAAGCTCAACAAAATGGTCCAAAACCTGGATTTCTATGTGATGCCTGTATTAAACATTGATGGCTATGTATTTTCATGGACCAATAAGACA ACTCGTTTATGGAGAAAATCAAGATCAGCTCCACCTGATGACTGTGATTGTTATGGTGTTGACCTCAACCGCAATTTTAACTTCCTGTGGGGCA CGGTTGGAGTCTCATTTAATTGCTGTGCTTCTACTTATCCTGGTTCAGCTGCAGTCTCAGAGACAGAGTCCCAGGCCCTAACCAAGTTTCTGTCAAATAGGACAGATGAAATCCTCGGCTATTTTACCATTCACTCTTACAGTCAAAAGATTCTGCTTCCATATGGGCATCCAAATGTTTCAGCACCAAACTACAATGAACTG ATGAAGGTTGGCTTGGCTGCAGCTAAAGCCATGAAGTCTGTACACGGGATGGAGTATGAAGTGGGAAACAGTGCAACTATTCTTT ATCCATTCTCTGGTAACTCTCAGGATTGGGCTCGTTTGATGGGAATCCCATTTTCCTTCACCTTTGAGCTGCGGGACAAAGGAACATTTGCCTTTGAGCTTCCGGAGGACCAGATCCAGCCTGTGTGTGAAGAGGTTTATGTAGGGGTGTATCACATTATTAAGTATATCCAtgacaaaacctttcataatgcTGCAGATTCGGGAGCAGTTTTATGCAGCTTTATGATGTGGACCATTGTGATGTGTTCCTACATTACTTTGACTACACTGCTGTAA
- the LOC129452523 gene encoding carboxypeptidase O isoform X2, with the protein MLISSVLILLLWFVMKTDALPNSSGVEKSTLEYEYNKYHPMSEIYAWIDQIVEENTGVVTSSVFGRTFEGRNMTYLKISVNPDGKQKKAIWMDCGIHAREWIAPAVCQWFVKEILRTFKTDKKLNKMVQNLDFYVMPVLNIDGYVFSWTNKTTRLWRKSRSAPPDDCDCYGVDLNRNFNFLWGTVGVSFNCCASTYPGSAAVSETESQALTKFLSNRTDEILGYFTIHSYSQKILLPYGHPNVSAPNYNELMKVGLAAAKAMKSVHGMEYEVGNSATILYPFSGNSQDWARLMGIPFSFTFELRDKGTFAFELPEDQIQPVCEEVYVGVYHIIKYIHDKTFHNAADSGAVLCSFMMWTIVMCSYITLTTLL; encoded by the exons ATGTTGATATCCAGTGTATTAATTCTACTGCTATGGTTTGTAATGAAGACTGATGCCTTGCCAAACAG TTCGGGGGTTGAAAAATCAACTTTGGAGTATGAATACAACAAGTACCACCCTATGTCTGAG ATTTATGCCTGGATTGATCAAATTGTTGAGGAAAATACAGGAGTTGTGACTTCATCAGTATTTGGACGGACATTTGAAGGCAGAAACATGACCTATTTGAAG ATTAGTGTGAATCCTGATGGCAAACAGAAGAAAGCTATTTGGATGGACTGTGGAATCCATGCCAGGGAGTGGATTGCTCCTGCAGTCTGCCAATGGTTTGTCAAAGAG ATTTTGAGAACTTTCAAAACCGATAAGAAGCTCAACAAAATGGTCCAAAACCTGGATTTCTATGTGATGCCTGTATTAAACATTGATGGCTATGTATTTTCATGGACCAATAAGACA ACTCGTTTATGGAGAAAATCAAGATCAGCTCCACCTGATGACTGTGATTGTTATGGTGTTGACCTCAACCGCAATTTTAACTTCCTGTGGGGCA CGGTTGGAGTCTCATTTAATTGCTGTGCTTCTACTTATCCTGGTTCAGCTGCAGTCTCAGAGACAGAGTCCCAGGCCCTAACCAAGTTTCTGTCAAATAGGACAGATGAAATCCTCGGCTATTTTACCATTCACTCTTACAGTCAAAAGATTCTGCTTCCATATGGGCATCCAAATGTTTCAGCACCAAACTACAATGAACTG ATGAAGGTTGGCTTGGCTGCAGCTAAAGCCATGAAGTCTGTACACGGGATGGAGTATGAAGTGGGAAACAGTGCAACTATTCTTT ATCCATTCTCTGGTAACTCTCAGGATTGGGCTCGTTTGATGGGAATCCCATTTTCCTTCACCTTTGAGCTGCGGGACAAAGGAACATTTGCCTTTGAGCTTCCGGAGGACCAGATCCAGCCTGTGTGTGAAGAGGTTTATGTAGGGGTGTATCACATTATTAAGTATATCCAtgacaaaacctttcataatgcTGCAGATTCGGGAGCAGTTTTATGCAGCTTTATGATGTGGACCATTGTGATGTGTTCCTACATTACTTTGACTACACTGCTGTAA
- the LOC129452523 gene encoding carboxypeptidase O isoform X3 — MLISSVLILLLWFVMKTDALPNSSSGVEKSTLEYEYNKYHPMSEIYAWIDQIVEENTGVVTSSVFGRTFEGRNMTYLKISVNPDGKQKKAIWMDCGIHAREWIAPAVCQWFVKETRLWRKSRSAPPDDCDCYGVDLNRNFNFLWGTVGVSFNCCASTYPGSAAVSETESQALTKFLSNRTDEILGYFTIHSYSQKILLPYGHPNVSAPNYNELMKVGLAAAKAMKSVHGMEYEVGNSATILYPFSGNSQDWARLMGIPFSFTFELRDKGTFAFELPEDQIQPVCEEVYVGVYHIIKYIHDKTFHNAADSGAVLCSFMMWTIVMCSYITLTTLL; from the exons ATGTTGATATCCAGTGTATTAATTCTACTGCTATGGTTTGTAATGAAGACTGATGCCTTGCCAAACAG CAGTTCGGGGGTTGAAAAATCAACTTTGGAGTATGAATACAACAAGTACCACCCTATGTCTGAG ATTTATGCCTGGATTGATCAAATTGTTGAGGAAAATACAGGAGTTGTGACTTCATCAGTATTTGGACGGACATTTGAAGGCAGAAACATGACCTATTTGAAG ATTAGTGTGAATCCTGATGGCAAACAGAAGAAAGCTATTTGGATGGACTGTGGAATCCATGCCAGGGAGTGGATTGCTCCTGCAGTCTGCCAATGGTTTGTCAAAGAG ACTCGTTTATGGAGAAAATCAAGATCAGCTCCACCTGATGACTGTGATTGTTATGGTGTTGACCTCAACCGCAATTTTAACTTCCTGTGGGGCA CGGTTGGAGTCTCATTTAATTGCTGTGCTTCTACTTATCCTGGTTCAGCTGCAGTCTCAGAGACAGAGTCCCAGGCCCTAACCAAGTTTCTGTCAAATAGGACAGATGAAATCCTCGGCTATTTTACCATTCACTCTTACAGTCAAAAGATTCTGCTTCCATATGGGCATCCAAATGTTTCAGCACCAAACTACAATGAACTG ATGAAGGTTGGCTTGGCTGCAGCTAAAGCCATGAAGTCTGTACACGGGATGGAGTATGAAGTGGGAAACAGTGCAACTATTCTTT ATCCATTCTCTGGTAACTCTCAGGATTGGGCTCGTTTGATGGGAATCCCATTTTCCTTCACCTTTGAGCTGCGGGACAAAGGAACATTTGCCTTTGAGCTTCCGGAGGACCAGATCCAGCCTGTGTGTGAAGAGGTTTATGTAGGGGTGTATCACATTATTAAGTATATCCAtgacaaaacctttcataatgcTGCAGATTCGGGAGCAGTTTTATGCAGCTTTATGATGTGGACCATTGTGATGTGTTCCTACATTACTTTGACTACACTGCTGTAA